The following is a genomic window from Elaeis guineensis isolate ETL-2024a chromosome 10, EG11, whole genome shotgun sequence.
GTtgggatttttaaaaaaaaaacaacactTATTTCTCATATAACTCTTGAAGGTGTGGAGCAATCATGGTGCTTTAGTTAATCCTCAAATTTGATTATTTAATCCTACCAAAAGaacaagatgattatttaatatgTTTATCATTATGATTTATAAACAACAGCATAATATAAAACTTGATCTCAAAATATATTTTACTGTTGGCTCTGTGTTTTGAAAATTTCTGATCGTTGGCTCTTAGATTTTCAGAGTTTTAATCAGTTCATGAGCGCAGTTCATCAACATGTAACAATTCACCTACCTGGTTAGAGAAGGTCCCATTTCCATATAATAAGAGCATCATAAGATGAAAGAAGCTTATGGTGAAGAAACACTCCTCTAAATACTATGTCACATAAATAGTTAGTGCATATGAGGCAACATGTTTACCATCTAGATACATTGGAACTGATGAAGGGGGAAATGGAATTTTTCTTGCTTAagagagaaataaagaaaaagagaggctTTCAgccaacaaaaaaagaaaaagaaaaagacagatGGCTCCTATTGAGGCCTATGTTTGCTTTATGTGATCTCTCTTTCTATGATCGGGTTGAATGGATATACTATCCTTAAATTATGTACATTCTTGATATATAGCCCCTCGCTTACAAGCTATTTTTATCGCAGATAAAAATCAAACAAACAATAAAAGAAGACTGACATATAAAGAGAACAACCAGGGGTAATCTATTGATCATCTTAAGTTTGAAAAATTTACAGCCAATAGCTTGTGGATCAGCTGGTTGGCGCCCATCTCTTCAAGTGAGAGTTCCCAAGTTCAAAGCCGAGGGGTGATAGACTATTTTCAGAAGGTTTATTGAAACTTATAAATGAACTTATAAATGAGGCAAGGGTAGAGGGTGTTTATTTCTGCACCAAATAAGCCATTCAAAGACTCTCCAACTATGCAACACTTCCCAGTATGTGCTGCTACCAACTTACCAAGTACACAATAATATTCACCAACACGAGTATTGGCAACGAAGAGGATAAAAGGCTTATTTAAGTTCCCTCCCCAACCCAGAACTTTCCATGGCCAACCAGTCTCAGCTGGTTGGCATCTCTCCACTTCAGGGAGGTCCTGGGTTCAGACCCTGGCAGCAGCATCCCGTCTGTTATCTCTGAAAAACTGAAAGTTTTCTATAATTGCTTTCTGCAGACAAGTTCCTATTTTCATCTTCTACCATAGGATGACTATATCTGATCATTTCATCTACAAGAGTaatacacacacacgcacgcacacgcACACACGGCAAATGAAAAAGGTTTAAAAAGTTAACATGTTTCAGGTTGAATGCACACCAGCACGTTGTTCTTAATCTTTTTGAACTTATTATGGCAAATATGAGCATCCCAAAAATGTTTGCATGAATAATTAACATCATAGATTTATCAAGGATGATTTCACTACCAAAGAGTCCAGAATTAACTTTCAATAATAGCCACAACTGGCAGAACATTCCCTGGTTTACCAATTGCAATAACTTACAAATTTATGATTTATCACCATATAAATGACTTGATTCACTAAAAGCATTGAGGCTCATTTTCTTCTAATTGCCAATTAATAAGTTACAAACtttctttggaaaaaaaaaattgctaccACAAACACATCAAGAAATACTAATTAACTTTCTGATCCAGAGTTCTGATTCTCTTTAGGAGAAGCCCATTGTTGGCTAGCACGAGACTTTGTCCACGGATCAAGAGGGACTCTCTGAGGTGGTTGCGGAGTTGGGGGTTTAGCCTCTCGGAGTTCATTTTCCCTGTCAACAAATCTGCATACAAGTCcatacatataaaaaattaatacttTATAGCCGATATTGAAAATAAATACTGCTGGACTATACAAAACCCATCCAGCTGAGACCAAACAGGAAGCATTGTTGTTGATATGTTATTTCTATTGTTGAATGAAGTCGTATACCTCCTTCAAAATAAAAAGAggcatatattattttttcttgTCTCAAATCATAAGTTGGAGGTTCTAGAGTGAGCTAAGTTCATGTACATTAATATCACATAGGGCACAAACATCACATAAACTATTTTGATGTCAGTTCATGTTTTTGTGACTTGAAGGTGAGGAATTATGACCTGAGTTGTTCAATCCCATATGGTGACAACTAGACAAGCACCGGACCAGATGTTGGCACTGTAAGTGCATGAACAGCGCTAACACAAGCTCTTGTAGCAGCTAGAAATATGCTAAAAAGTACAAGGTGAATATGGTGTGGGATTCAACAGGGTCATGGTAGTGCAACCACATGAGTTCCTAAGAACTGTGTAAAAGATAGCAAGCGCATGGTATGAGAAAGTCAGACTGCCATAAGCACTCTCACAGCGAAAGAGTCTTCACACCCCATCATCACGCTAAAGGCCTGGGCATGCTTGGAGATGGTGGATAAGTTGTTTGGTTATCAGTGTGTTGTCAACCATGCATGATAAAGCCTGATATCAAGTTAAAACAGATTGTCCAAAGCAGAAAAGTGAGATTTTGGCAAAACTTGGGTCTTTTGCTCATCTATTTTGGTATAACATAACCAAAATGTTCAAGTAGTTTCTAATTTTGTGAGAAATGTTCAATGGCTAGATTGATTAAATTCAGCACATGGGACTATTTTATTAATCAtgcaatttttctttcttcttgggCTTTTTAGCTTTTTCATATGCTTGCTGAAGGATGGTTCTTTTTAGCTTGGGTACTAAAATGATTGTCTCGTTAAAATTTACTTCCCAGCACTTTTACAAAGGTAAAGGTCATATAAGTTTCGGGATAGCTGTAACTGATGACATAAGTTGTGGCAATGGATAGTCATCAGCAAGAAAGGTATCCGCAAGAGATTTAAAATAatgtaaaagaaaaatagaaatcaTAAAAAGAAGAGGAACAAAGAAAAtccataacaaatttataagaagaaagagaagaccaAAGGAAGAAGGAAAAGTACTAGACTACAGTAATCATAAGCACCTGAATTGCTTTCCTGTACTGTAACAAACACAACTCTACATGAGAATGATAGAATATCTATACATTCCATAAGATTTGAAAATGGAAGGTATAAATCATCCACCCTCCCATACAGCATATGCTCAAgagaattaatatatataaacctCCATGGATCATTgacatgaaaaataaatttcaaattttaggagagacataaaaagaaaagataaattacTCGATATATGCCATAGGTGCAGCATCCCCCACTCGTATGCGAGTCCGAAGTAATCTTGTATACCCACCTGCTCGGTCTCTGGTTTTCCAAagaaatttcttccatgaaaaaaGAGCAATATAACTTGGAAGAATGGATCATACTGAATCTTAATAAATTAAATACTTACTTATAGCGATAAGCCAGCTCTGTAAACAACTTATGAAGGACATCATCACCACGAACAAAAGCAGCGGCACGACGTGCAGCAGCAAGTGTACCCTGAAAATAATCGAACTCGTGACTTAAATATAACCATGGCTATTAATGAGAAATGTTATACAAAATAAATATCATCTTCATTAATCATGCATCATactaatcaaataaattttgaaatgttATTAGTTATAAAAGCATGCAGATTAAGTATGACAGATCTATCAGGAAGCAACTGTCCAACATGTTAGACAGCTGTTATGTCATGAAGATTTCAGATAAAAGTGCTCCTCAGGATATATAAAGTAACTTTCCTTGCTCAAAAACATAAAGCAGAAGAGCAAAACTTGTGAAATAAAACCAAGTCAGAGGCATCTTGATCCACACCATAATGTACACATATCTCAGGTCTGTTTTCTTAACATTTTAGGTCAATCTCTGGTATCATTTGACCCAGCATAAATGAATTGATCCTTTTTTTCCTAAGAAGAAAACTATTGTTAACTGCAAATCTTGAAACAGGAAAAGAGAATAATGGCTCTCATCCTTTGCCACTAACCAGATAAGAGAAAGAATGGAGGCCCCCCAAAAACAATGCCACAACTCGGTCATGAGGTAATGAAAaacagaagagaaaaaaataaagaaagtacATATTGTATATATAAAAAGATTGTTATATCAAAAGTATAAAGGTGACTGCAGAATAAACAAACATAAAGGAACCTAGCAGAATCTGCAGACTTCTTCATAATTATACAGGAATATATAACCTGATTAAGATGAGATCAAGAAAGGGCTAACATGAAATACAGAATCAAGCAGAACTTTGTTTTGAAGCAGCAAAGATAATCTAAATCCATGATGATATGAAAAGTGGGATTGCTTTCCAAGTCACGTTATCAAGCTGATAAGGTAATGAGGAAACCCCAAAGAAACTGCAAATTGAAAGAATATTCAAACAATAAGAGAGATATATAGAttgacaaataaataaataaaaataaagctgGATCAACAACAGAAAGAAAAATAGCTTAAAAAATAGCTTGAATAATATTAAAGCAGTGTAGTTAGTTGTGAATCTTCAATTACCCGCCTTCACCACAGGCCACTCAAATATTCTTCTGTTTTGATCAGTTCAGATCTCCCAACTCACTCCATGAAAAAGTATAAGTCTTAATCTTGCACCATCTTTTTTATGACTTGGATTGTTTCAAGGATTCGATACAGTTTCTTTGTTCCAATTAGCTGACAAATATTGCAACCTTCTGTGGGCAGTTGCACCAAAATCTATGAGACAGCACATTGTCAATTTGTCGTCAACTCACCATGCCACAAAGAATGCCCTTCTTGTGACCTCTCAAGACCCTACTCAAGAGTTTATCACTAGTTACGTTTCAATTTAGAATAGTTTTGCTGCTGAAAGCTCAAACTCTAGATAGTTCTAGATAATCCTTTTTCTAGGCACAATGCATCCATAtaactgagatacttatcaaaggATTTAATGGAAGGTGTCCAACTTGCTATCACTTTTAAACCCTAAAACATTCTGCCTTTTTTTGAGTTCTCTAAATCATAAAGAAGAGGTAGCACTTCCATATATCATGTTTGAAAAGCAATCCATTATTCTCCTTCATATAATAGAAAGAACTTACTCAGATTTACATATAATTTCTTCCAAAACATCATAATGCATGGCTCAAGTATTCAGACCTCTATTGATATGCTCCCAGACTAATGAATTATTCATAGCCATCTTAGCACCACACAACCTTTCCTAATCACTGTTTAGTTACTTCTATCATATTCAAGACTCCAAAGCTTTTTCTCACAAAAATCCCAGTTTAACTCATTCGGTCTCTTAATCCTTCATCACCCTTTTTCTTTAATCTCCTTCTTTTGAAACCCCGCTCCTTTCTTCATAAGAAGGAAAATTTATTCAGTTTGTTCCTAAGAGAGTCATTCCAAATGCTCTTAGTTTAGTTGGCATGTACATTTAAGCCCAGGAAACCAACATCTGATAAGCATGATGACTGGATAGACAAGTTTCAGAATAGTAGGACTCCCTCCAAAATGAAAGAAATCTACCCTTCCAG
Proteins encoded in this region:
- the LOC105053358 gene encoding uncharacterized protein, which translates into the protein MAKFRKLGRPAAHRVSMLRTMVSQLVKHERIETTVAKAKEVRRVADNMVQLGKEGTLAAARRAAAFVRGDDVLHKLFTELAYRYKDRAGGYTRLLRTRIRVGDAAPMAYIEFVDRENELREAKPPTPQPPQRVPLDPWTKSRASQQWASPKENQNSGSES